The bacterium genomic interval CATTATATTATGATGTTTAAGAATCATCGTATATTGAGATTATGGCCCTTACTTCTGGGGTTAACCCTTGGGGGATGTGATGGTTGTAGTAGTCGTAATGCCCTTGCTCCGGAGGAAGAGTACCCTGGTTCAGTTTCAGGGTATATCTATGTGGTTGGGTCTCGGGATCATAGCCATGTATTGGTCTTCCTGGGAGATAACTTTCTGGAGACAAAAGAGTCGGATGGTCCCGGCACCTTCACTAACAGAGAGGGCTATTATAATATAACCAATGTTTTCTCTGGGACTTATACCCTTTATGCCCAGAAAGGGGACTTAAAAGAAAGCTGGCCGAATATAAAGGTGGGGTGGGAAGAGACAAAGGTGCCGGATATCTATCTCCTTAGAGCCCGCCTCCCCCTCTCGGCGGGGAATTTATGGGAATATGATCTGAGGGAATGGCTTGATGAGGCGACCATTGCCCGCGGTCAAAGGAAGGTAAATATCCAGGGCCAGGAAGTTCTGGCAGGAGTGGCCACCTCGGTGATAGAAGAACTTACTTATCGAGAGAGCACACAAGGCAATAGGGAACAAACTCTGGAAAAGAAATGGCTTTATGAAACCAAAGATGGGTTGTTTGAATATGCCTCGGAAACTATCTATAATGTAAATGCCGCGGCTGTTAGTCCTGCCAGGAATCCATCTTCCGAGAAGAAACCTCATTTCCGATTAGGCAACCTCTATTTTTCCGACCTGGCTCAATTAAGGCAATTTGTAAACAACTTGGTCCCTGCTTATGATAAACGATCGGGTCCGATTAAGAACACTCCGAACATCCATCTTTACCCTCAAAAGATATTAGCCTACCCTGTTAGATTAAGAGAATCCTGGACATATGAACTCCTTCCCCCTTCAGAAGACCCTTCTCCAATCACAAAAGAGGTAGTCGCCCAGGATAGGATATTTACTCCCGCAGGTGAATTTGTATGTTATAAAATAAAAGTCACCTATGACTTTGACCCGGAGATAGTGATAGAGGCTTATGAATGGTACTCCCATATTGGCCTGGTCAAATTTTATCGAAAGACTGAATTCTGGGAAACAGAAGATTATGATCCCCAAAGTGACCTTAGGGAAGAAAAGAAAAGGATATGGATTGAGAGCTGGGAATTAAATTATTACCGGCTCACTGACTTGCCTGATGAGCCGACTTAAATTTTCCGGCCTTCTTACCTAATTACGGCCAACTTACCAGTCATAGTTTTACTTTCAGTTTCAATTATGTAGACATAAACCCCGCTGGCTACCTCTCGATCAGCCTCATTCCTTCCATCCCAGGGGAATTTATTGGCCCATCGTTCTTTTCCCTTAGAATCTACAAGCAAGACATTTTCCCCGCCTGTCTCAGTATGCACCAGTTCGCCATTTAGATCGTATATTG includes:
- a CDS encoding carboxypeptidase-like regulatory domain-containing protein, which encodes MMFKNHRILRLWPLLLGLTLGGCDGCSSRNALAPEEEYPGSVSGYIYVVGSRDHSHVLVFLGDNFLETKESDGPGTFTNREGYYNITNVFSGTYTLYAQKGDLKESWPNIKVGWEETKVPDIYLLRARLPLSAGNLWEYDLREWLDEATIARGQRKVNIQGQEVLAGVATSVIEELTYRESTQGNREQTLEKKWLYETKDGLFEYASETIYNVNAAAVSPARNPSSEKKPHFRLGNLYFSDLAQLRQFVNNLVPAYDKRSGPIKNTPNIHLYPQKILAYPVRLRESWTYELLPPSEDPSPITKEVVAQDRIFTPAGEFVCYKIKVTYDFDPEIVIEAYEWYSHIGLVKFYRKTEFWETEDYDPQSDLREEKKRIWIESWELNYYRLTDLPDEPT